In one window of Azoarcus olearius DNA:
- the tadA gene encoding tRNA adenosine(34) deaminase TadA, which produces MKDEMFMRAALEQAHLAGACDEVPVGAVVVCEGEIVGRGFNQPIGRHDPTAHAEVMALRDAAARLGNYRLPGCELYVTLEPCVMCSGAIMHARIARVVYGARDPKTGVAGSVIDLYAEGRLNHHASIEGGLLAEECGGLLSSFFAARRRRTSVA; this is translated from the coding sequence ATGAAGGACGAAATGTTCATGCGTGCGGCGCTTGAACAAGCCCATCTCGCCGGCGCCTGTGACGAGGTGCCGGTCGGCGCGGTGGTGGTATGCGAGGGCGAGATCGTCGGCCGCGGCTTCAATCAGCCCATCGGCCGCCACGACCCGACCGCCCACGCCGAGGTGATGGCCTTGCGCGACGCGGCCGCCCGGCTCGGAAACTACCGGCTGCCCGGCTGCGAACTCTACGTGACGCTGGAGCCCTGCGTCATGTGCTCGGGCGCCATCATGCACGCCCGCATCGCCCGGGTTGTCTACGGCGCGCGCGACCCGAAGACGGGCGTCGCGGGGAGCGTGATCGACCTCTACGCCGAGGGGCGGCTGAATCACCACGCCAGTATCGAGGGCGGCCTGCTTGCGGAGGAGTGTGGCGGGCTCCTGTCCAGTTTCTTTGCCGCGCGCCGGCGGCGGACCTCGGTGGCCTGA
- a CDS encoding NRDE family protein, which yields MCLILFGWQARADFPLVVAANRDEFHDRPAAAAHWWADRPGLLAGRDLEAGGTWMGVSRRGRFAALTNYRDPARRRPGAPSRGMLVRDALESDRPALDVLHEIGARSADYVPFNLLVGDGNTLGILESTTGAVQELPPGIYGLSNHLLDSDWPKVKRARAAFGAALATLPDEGAFLALLRDTTVADDADLPATGVGLEWERWLSPAFVQAPGYGTRCSTLLTVDASGEHCLTEWSWNAAGESGASVTHRFRPSVC from the coding sequence ATGTGCCTGATCCTGTTCGGCTGGCAGGCGCGGGCGGATTTTCCGCTGGTCGTCGCTGCCAATCGCGACGAATTCCACGACCGCCCGGCGGCCGCGGCCCACTGGTGGGCGGATCGCCCCGGCCTGCTGGCGGGGCGCGACCTGGAAGCCGGCGGCACCTGGATGGGCGTTTCGCGCCGCGGACGCTTCGCCGCCCTCACCAATTACCGCGACCCGGCGCGTCGGCGCCCCGGCGCGCCCTCGCGCGGCATGCTGGTACGCGATGCGCTGGAAAGCGATCGTCCGGCGCTGGATGTGCTGCACGAAATCGGCGCCCGCAGCGCCGACTACGTCCCCTTCAACCTGCTTGTGGGTGACGGGAACACCCTGGGCATCCTAGAAAGCACGACCGGCGCGGTGCAGGAACTCCCACCGGGCATCTACGGGCTCTCCAACCACTTGCTCGATTCGGACTGGCCCAAGGTAAAGCGCGCGCGCGCGGCATTTGGCGCAGCGCTGGCCACCCTGCCGGACGAGGGCGCCTTTCTCGCCTTACTGCGGGACACGACCGTTGCCGACGATGCCGACCTGCCGGCAACCGGTGTCGGGCTGGAGTGGGAGCGCTGGCTGTCGCCAGCCTTCGTGCAGGCACCCGGCTACGGCACCCGTTGCTCCACGCTGCTGACAGTGGATGCCAGCGGCGAGCATTGCCTTACCGAGTGGAGCTGGAATGCCGCCGGCGAATCCGGCGCCAGCGTCACCCACCGCTTTCGCCCCTCAGTCTGCTAG
- a CDS encoding L,D-transpeptidase, giving the protein MRIRIDLGSQTLALFGDDGACIRRYAVSTAANGPGEREGSGCTPRGRHRIRAAIGRAMPIGTVFRGRRPTGEIWTPALAAAAPGRDWILSRILWLCGEEPGRNRLGEVDTMRRYVYIHGTGDDQPMGTPRSHGCIRMRNREVVELFDLVRPGTPVEICE; this is encoded by the coding sequence ATGCGGATCCGGATCGACCTTGGCAGCCAGACCCTGGCGCTGTTTGGCGACGACGGCGCCTGCATCCGCCGCTACGCGGTGTCGACCGCCGCCAACGGCCCCGGCGAACGCGAAGGCAGCGGGTGCACGCCGCGCGGGCGGCATCGCATCCGCGCGGCAATCGGCCGCGCAATGCCGATCGGAACCGTGTTCCGGGGCCGGCGCCCCACCGGCGAGATATGGACGCCAGCGCTTGCGGCCGCCGCGCCCGGGCGCGACTGGATCCTGTCGCGCATCCTGTGGCTGTGCGGCGAGGAGCCGGGGCGCAACCGGCTGGGCGAAGTGGATACGATGCGCCGCTATGTCTATATCCACGGCACCGGTGACGATCAGCCGATGGGCACGCCGCGCTCGCATGGCTGCATCCGCATGCGTAATCGCGAGGTGGTGGAGCTGTTCGATCTGGTGCGGCCGGGTACGCCGGTGGAGATCTGCGAATGA
- a CDS encoding YgfZ/GcvT domain-containing protein gives MTAWTDHLALEGAKLDTLSVSFADARSDAAALERGTVVVPLLHLGLIRSVGPDSTTFLHNLFSNDVAKLPADGAQWSSFNSPKGRMLASLLLWPEAEGHALVMAADILPAMLKKLSMYVLRSKVKLNDAGETTVLIGVAGGDAAAVLQGAGLPVPAAPMQQASAAAGRVVRVGEQAFVLAIDSAAASSVFTALVAAGAHKAGTAAWQLAMIRAGVPLITAPTQEEFVAQMLNYDLIGGVNFKKGCYPGQEIVARTQYLGTVKKRLYRVALDADSVPTPGSDLYAPDFGEQSAGKVVNVAPSPEGGYEALAVLQNTSVEGGQLRYGSPAGAPVRVLDLPYPLP, from the coding sequence ATGACCGCCTGGACCGATCACCTCGCGCTGGAAGGCGCCAAGCTCGACACCCTGTCCGTGAGTTTTGCGGACGCCCGATCCGATGCCGCCGCGCTTGAGCGGGGTACCGTCGTCGTTCCGCTGTTGCACCTGGGGCTGATCCGCAGCGTCGGCCCCGACTCGACGACCTTCCTGCACAACCTTTTCTCCAACGACGTCGCCAAGCTGCCCGCCGACGGCGCGCAGTGGAGCAGCTTCAACAGCCCGAAGGGCCGCATGCTGGCCAGCCTGCTCCTGTGGCCGGAGGCCGAAGGCCATGCACTCGTCATGGCTGCGGACATTCTGCCGGCGATGCTGAAGAAGCTGTCGATGTATGTGCTGCGCAGCAAGGTCAAGCTGAACGACGCCGGTGAAACCACGGTGCTGATCGGCGTGGCCGGCGGCGACGCGGCCGCCGTGCTCCAGGGTGCCGGGTTGCCGGTGCCGGCGGCGCCCATGCAGCAGGCGTCCGCCGCGGCAGGCCGTGTCGTGCGCGTGGGCGAACAGGCCTTTGTCCTTGCGATCGACAGCGCGGCAGCGAGCAGCGTGTTTACCGCCCTTGTCGCGGCCGGCGCCCACAAGGCCGGCACCGCCGCCTGGCAACTGGCGATGATCCGCGCGGGCGTGCCGCTGATCACCGCGCCGACCCAGGAAGAATTCGTCGCCCAGATGCTGAATTACGACCTCATCGGCGGCGTCAATTTCAAGAAGGGCTGCTACCCCGGGCAGGAGATCGTGGCCCGCACGCAGTACCTCGGCACCGTCAAGAAGCGCCTCTATCGCGTGGCGCTCGATGCCGACAGCGTGCCCACGCCTGGCAGCGACCTGTATGCGCCCGACTTCGGCGAGCAGTCCGCCGGCAAGGTGGTCAACGTGGCGCCGTCGCCCGAAGGCGGCTACGAGGCCCTGGCGGTACTGCAGAACACCAGCGTCGAAGGCGGCCAGCTGCGCTACGGAAGCCCGGCGGGAGCGCCGGTGCGCGTCCTCGACCTGCCCTACCCGCTGCCCTGA
- a CDS encoding DUF4936 family protein, with protein sequence MSDGTASLSTTVQYFIYYRVREELDAEVAQAAVRAMQAELERTHGVRGRLLTRLNEPATWMEVYADVADPTRFEAALGAAVNAAALDSHLAEGTVRHIERFIECA encoded by the coding sequence ATGAGCGATGGCACCGCCAGCCTGTCCACGACCGTCCAGTACTTCATCTACTACCGGGTGCGCGAAGAACTGGACGCCGAGGTTGCCCAGGCGGCGGTGCGCGCCATGCAGGCGGAACTGGAACGCACCCATGGCGTGCGCGGCCGCCTGCTGACGCGGTTGAACGAGCCGGCGACCTGGATGGAGGTCTATGCCGACGTGGCCGACCCCACCCGGTTCGAAGCCGCGCTCGGCGCCGCCGTAAACGCGGCGGCGCTCGACAGTCACCTCGCCGAGGGCACCGTGCGCCATATCGAACGCTTCATCGAATGTGCCTGA
- a CDS encoding sensor histidine kinase — MSRLRILHIEDDHDDADLIHHAATRLGVPPDWTMAESRPAFLEALTGRDFDLVLSDSRVPGMDGQEAMRLVRERHPDLPFVFVSGTDDPLWVEQCFRQGAYDHVSKDQLWRLVPVLQGVGAEAERRRLARLARAHALLVEIVKQLSLARSLDAVVDIVKSGARQLNGADGATFVLREGDHCHYVAEDAIGPLWQGRRFPLRACISGWAMLEGRAAVVPDIYADERIPADAYRPTFVKSLVMVPIRAEAPIGAIGNYWAHPHEATPEEVELIQALADSTSLALENLSLYRDLERRVRDRTRRLQAANAELEAFSSSVSHDLRAPLRTIQGYADLLATRVDPPLEGTPLSYVERMRSSARRMQVLIEDLLKLSKVSRTELQTLPVPLGRIAADVIASLRNVSPPREHLRISIDETLQAEGDPGLLTIALENLLSNAWKYTANTESPTIEFFSEKFPGSATVFTVRDNGVGFDMALADELFQPFHRLHPEAEFSGTGIGLTIVQRIIHKHGGHIWAEATPGDGAVFRFTLPAPASRCSTAFD, encoded by the coding sequence ATGAGCAGGTTGCGAATTCTGCATATCGAGGACGATCACGACGACGCCGACCTGATTCACCACGCCGCGACCCGCCTCGGCGTACCGCCAGACTGGACCATGGCCGAATCACGGCCCGCCTTTCTGGAAGCGCTGACCGGGCGCGATTTCGATCTGGTCCTGTCCGACAGCCGCGTACCCGGAATGGACGGCCAGGAAGCGATGCGGCTGGTGCGCGAACGCCACCCGGACCTGCCCTTCGTCTTCGTCAGTGGCACCGATGATCCCCTGTGGGTGGAGCAGTGTTTCCGCCAGGGGGCGTACGACCACGTATCCAAGGACCAGTTGTGGCGTCTCGTGCCCGTGTTGCAGGGTGTTGGCGCCGAAGCGGAACGCCGGCGCCTGGCGCGGCTGGCGCGGGCTCACGCGCTGCTGGTGGAAATCGTCAAGCAGTTGTCGCTCGCGCGCAGCCTCGATGCAGTGGTCGATATCGTCAAGAGCGGAGCGCGCCAGCTCAATGGCGCGGACGGGGCAACTTTCGTGCTGCGCGAAGGCGACCACTGTCACTACGTCGCCGAGGACGCGATCGGCCCGCTGTGGCAGGGACGGCGTTTTCCCCTGCGCGCCTGCATCAGCGGGTGGGCCATGCTGGAGGGCCGCGCGGCGGTGGTTCCCGATATCTACGCCGACGAGCGGATTCCCGCCGACGCCTACCGGCCGACCTTCGTGAAAAGTCTGGTCATGGTACCGATCCGCGCCGAAGCGCCGATCGGCGCCATCGGCAACTATTGGGCCCATCCGCACGAAGCCACGCCGGAAGAGGTGGAACTCATCCAGGCACTCGCCGATTCCACCTCGCTGGCGCTGGAGAATCTTTCCCTCTACCGCGACCTTGAACGTCGGGTGCGCGACCGCACCCGACGCCTGCAGGCTGCAAACGCCGAACTGGAAGCGTTCTCGTCGTCGGTTTCGCATGATCTGCGCGCGCCGCTGCGCACCATCCAGGGCTATGCCGACCTGCTGGCGACCCGCGTGGATCCGCCGCTCGAAGGCACCCCGCTGAGCTACGTCGAGCGGATGCGTTCGTCTGCCCGGCGCATGCAGGTACTGATCGAAGATCTGCTGAAGCTGTCGAAGGTGTCACGGACGGAATTGCAGACGCTGCCGGTGCCGCTTGGCCGCATCGCCGCGGACGTCATTGCCAGCCTCCGGAATGTTTCGCCGCCGCGGGAACATCTACGCATATCGATCGACGAAACGCTGCAGGCCGAAGGCGATCCCGGACTGCTGACGATCGCCCTCGAAAACCTGCTGTCGAACGCGTGGAAGTACACCGCCAATACGGAAAGTCCCACCATCGAGTTCTTCTCCGAGAAGTTCCCGGGCAGCGCCACCGTCTTCACCGTGCGCGACAACGGCGTCGGTTTCGACATGGCCCTTGCCGACGAACTCTTCCAGCCTTTCCACCGCCTCCACCCCGAAGCCGAATTCAGCGGCACCGGCATCGGCCTCACCATCGTCCAGCGCATCATCCACAAGCACGGCGGACACATCTGGGCGGAAGCGACACCCGGGGACGGGGCCGTCTTCCGCTTCACGCTGCCGGCCCCCGCATCCCGCTGCAGCACCGCGTTCGACTGA
- a CDS encoding DUF3016 domain-containing protein → MRPYRLIPLALAALAALGASASQAEVSVRFVDPEQFTDIGPPGKDRQHNLQALERHLRTEAERCLPPGHNLDVQVLDVDLAGREEWWHHASADLRVMRETTWPRINLRYVWRDETGATRGQASERLTDMTYLNRAAMIRGPRSELGYERAMLADWVEHRLCRATPSR, encoded by the coding sequence GTGCGCCCTTACCGTCTCATCCCCCTGGCCCTCGCCGCGCTGGCGGCACTTGGGGCGTCCGCGAGTCAGGCCGAAGTCAGCGTCCGTTTCGTCGATCCGGAGCAGTTCACCGACATCGGTCCGCCGGGCAAGGATCGCCAGCACAACCTGCAGGCGCTGGAACGACATCTGCGCACCGAAGCGGAACGCTGCCTTCCCCCAGGCCACAACCTGGACGTCCAGGTGCTCGACGTCGATCTCGCGGGAAGGGAGGAGTGGTGGCACCACGCGAGCGCCGACCTCCGGGTGATGCGCGAGACCACCTGGCCCCGCATCAACCTGCGCTACGTCTGGCGCGACGAGACCGGCGCCACGCGCGGGCAGGCCTCCGAGCGCTTGACTGACATGACCTACCTTAACCGCGCCGCGATGATCCGGGGCCCGCGCAGCGAGTTGGGCTATGAGCGCGCGATGCTCGCGGATTGGGTGGAACATCGCCTGTGCCGGGCGACACCCTCCCGCTGA
- a CDS encoding GNAT family N-acetyltransferase → MTAAVCVALLEWPAAEAAVMPLREAVFVVEQGVPLELERDAFDPVCVHALVRTEQGEVIATGRLLPDGHIGRMAVAQAWRGRGVGGAVLEALVAAARERGFAEVVLNAQITAMPFYERHGFAGFGERFMDAGIPHRAMRRSLG, encoded by the coding sequence ATGACGGCAGCGGTGTGCGTGGCCTTGCTCGAGTGGCCGGCGGCGGAGGCCGCGGTGATGCCGCTTCGGGAAGCGGTTTTCGTGGTCGAGCAGGGCGTTCCGCTGGAGCTGGAGCGCGATGCTTTCGACCCGGTTTGCGTGCACGCGCTGGTAAGGACTGAGCAGGGGGAGGTCATCGCCACCGGTCGCCTGCTGCCGGATGGGCACATCGGACGGATGGCGGTGGCACAGGCCTGGCGCGGGCGTGGCGTCGGTGGCGCGGTGCTCGAGGCGCTGGTCGCGGCGGCGCGCGAACGCGGGTTTGCCGAAGTCGTCCTCAACGCGCAGATCACGGCGATGCCGTTCTACGAGCGGCACGGCTTCGCGGGCTTTGGTGAACGCTTCATGGACGCCGGGATTCCGCATCGGGCGATGCGTCGTTCGCTCGGATAA
- a CDS encoding sensor histidine kinase — MPPLSGHPSSSPRTARIPVLRLVALYCAAAVAWSLAITLLPALLGLPPEATDALRFWGLVALTAAALPLAARTTLLGGAAPEGEPAESLQRRLAEVATRYSVLVDSSPMGIFHFDTTLRLTQFNTRFAEILKSPPESLQGLTLDALRDQRVLPAIRAALEGQAAQYEGDYVATHSSRQIHVSLRTAPLRDAAGTIVGGIGIVEDTTARHEAESMLRESEARYALAMRGTNEGLWDWNPVTHGLFLSSRLLTALGVSSEHLSTNSDEWLRRIHEEDRPAFQRCLTAHLKGQTPHFECEYRVLDAEGSYRWVLARGLAQRDWKGRAYRMVGSIGDITERKRAETALKNMNRELESRVEERTAQLAAAVKELEAFSYSVSHDLRAPLRVIDGYSALLESEYAEQLDSDARGLLGRMRLAVQRMGELIDDLLDLARMSRQPLQRGRVDLSALAAKIVAELRENDPERTVEVDITPGIVVQADPGLLEIALHNLLSNAWKFTSREPAARISLYPDRSQPGVICVEDNGAGFDMRYANKLFGAFQRLHTDREFPGTGVGLATVARVVQRHGGHIEAHGAPGKGACFRFSLAPRDTATND; from the coding sequence ATGCCGCCGCTGTCCGGACACCCCTCTTCGTCACCGCGTACCGCCCGCATTCCCGTGCTCCGTCTGGTCGCACTGTACTGTGCGGCGGCGGTCGCATGGAGTCTGGCAATCACCCTGCTGCCGGCGCTGCTGGGTCTGCCGCCGGAAGCGACGGATGCACTGCGCTTCTGGGGCCTGGTGGCGTTGACGGCCGCCGCACTGCCGCTGGCCGCGCGTACTACGCTGCTCGGGGGCGCGGCCCCGGAGGGCGAACCGGCGGAATCCCTGCAGCGCCGGCTTGCCGAGGTGGCAACCCGCTACAGCGTGCTGGTGGACAGTTCCCCAATGGGGATATTCCATTTCGACACCACGCTGCGCCTCACCCAGTTCAATACCCGTTTCGCCGAAATACTGAAGTCGCCGCCGGAGTCGCTGCAGGGGCTGACGCTCGATGCCCTGCGCGACCAGCGTGTGCTGCCCGCCATCCGCGCCGCCCTCGAAGGCCAGGCCGCCCAGTACGAAGGCGACTACGTCGCCACCCACTCGAGCCGCCAGATCCACGTCAGCCTGCGGACCGCCCCGCTGCGGGACGCGGCCGGCACGATCGTCGGCGGCATCGGCATCGTCGAGGACACCACCGCGCGGCACGAGGCCGAATCCATGCTGCGCGAAAGCGAGGCGCGCTACGCGCTGGCGATGCGCGGCACCAACGAAGGCCTGTGGGACTGGAACCCGGTCACGCACGGCCTCTTCCTCTCCAGTCGCCTGCTCACCGCGCTCGGCGTATCGAGCGAACACCTCAGCACCAACAGTGACGAGTGGCTGCGCCGCATCCATGAAGAGGACCGCCCGGCCTTCCAGCGCTGCCTGACCGCCCATCTGAAAGGCCAGACTCCGCATTTCGAATGCGAGTACCGCGTGCTCGACGCCGAAGGCAGCTACCGCTGGGTGCTGGCGCGTGGCCTCGCCCAGCGCGACTGGAAGGGACGCGCCTACCGCATGGTGGGGTCGATCGGGGACATCACCGAACGCAAACGCGCCGAAACCGCGCTGAAGAACATGAACCGCGAGCTGGAGTCGCGCGTCGAGGAACGCACTGCCCAGCTCGCCGCCGCGGTGAAGGAACTGGAAGCGTTCAGCTACTCGGTCTCCCACGACTTGCGCGCGCCGCTGCGGGTCATCGACGGCTACAGCGCACTGCTCGAAAGCGAATACGCCGAGCAGCTCGACAGCGACGCCCGCGGCTTGCTGGGACGGATGCGGCTGGCCGTGCAGCGGATGGGCGAGCTGATCGACGATCTCCTCGACCTCGCCCGCATGTCGCGCCAACCCTTGCAGCGTGGGCGGGTCGATCTCTCGGCGCTCGCGGCGAAGATCGTCGCGGAACTGCGGGAAAACGATCCCGAACGCACGGTGGAGGTCGACATCACGCCGGGCATCGTCGTGCAGGCGGACCCGGGGTTGCTGGAGATCGCGCTCCACAACCTGCTTTCGAACGCGTGGAAATTCACCTCCAGGGAGCCCGCCGCACGCATCAGCCTATATCCGGACCGCAGCCAACCCGGGGTGATCTGCGTCGAGGACAACGGCGCCGGCTTCGACATGCGCTACGCGAACAAGCTCTTCGGCGCGTTCCAGCGCCTGCATACCGACCGCGAATTTCCCGGCACCGGCGTCGGCCTGGCCACGGTGGCGCGTGTCGTCCAGCGGCACGGCGGCCACATCGAGGCCCATGGCGCACCCGGCAAAGGCGCCTGTTTCCGCTTCAGCCTCGCTCCGCGCGACACCGCCACCAACGACTGA
- a CDS encoding PEP-CTERM sorting domain-containing protein produces MRPFKRLAAALFGAAAIFSAPAHAIPITVDGGWASFGFGQAGQTFIEEPFTFTLTTAGILKVTDAFLSGDRFEIFNFGSSLGLTRAPGSVGDSIGPDYEAAFNDANWSSGTFLLSAGTYSITGIVVDSPFSGGGAALRVDTAQAVPEPASLALFGIGLLGLGALRRKRG; encoded by the coding sequence ATGCGACCCTTCAAGCGTCTTGCAGCCGCCCTCTTCGGTGCCGCCGCCATTTTCTCCGCCCCCGCTCATGCCATCCCCATCACGGTCGATGGTGGCTGGGCAAGCTTCGGGTTCGGGCAGGCAGGCCAGACGTTCATCGAGGAGCCGTTCACCTTCACGCTGACGACCGCCGGCATCCTGAAGGTCACCGATGCCTTCCTGTCGGGCGACCGCTTCGAGATCTTCAACTTCGGCAGCAGCCTTGGCCTCACCCGCGCTCCGGGAAGCGTCGGCGACTCCATCGGCCCCGACTACGAGGCCGCTTTCAACGACGCGAACTGGAGCAGCGGTACTTTCCTGCTCTCCGCGGGTACCTATTCGATCACCGGTATTGTGGTTGACAGCCCGTTCTCGGGCGGCGGCGCCGCACTGCGGGTTGATACCGCCCAAGCTGTTCCCGAACCGGCGAGTCTCGCGCTGTTCGGCATCGGGCTGCTCGGACTGGGCGCCCTGCGCCGCAAGCGCGGCTAA
- the tmk gene encoding dTMP kinase codes for MQHGRFITFEGIDGAGKSSQIAAVVDILRARGCTVEQSREPGGTPLGERLRELLLHEPMNLETEALLMFAARREHLAARIVPALQAGNWVVCDRFSDATYAYQVGGRGLARAKFDALEAWVHPGLQPDLTLVFDLPPEIAAARVVSSGAQPDRFEREQRDFFERVRNAYLERAQAAPQRIRVIDANRPPEVIRAEIEQLVVERWFA; via the coding sequence ATGCAGCACGGGCGTTTCATCACTTTCGAGGGCATCGACGGCGCCGGCAAGAGCAGCCAGATCGCAGCCGTCGTAGACATCCTGCGCGCGCGCGGTTGCACGGTGGAGCAATCGCGCGAGCCCGGCGGCACGCCGCTCGGCGAGCGTCTGCGCGAGTTGCTGTTGCATGAGCCGATGAACCTGGAAACCGAAGCCTTGCTGATGTTCGCCGCACGCCGCGAACATCTTGCCGCGCGCATCGTGCCCGCGCTGCAGGCCGGAAACTGGGTGGTGTGCGACCGCTTTTCCGACGCCACCTATGCCTATCAGGTCGGCGGGCGCGGGCTCGCGCGGGCGAAGTTCGACGCGCTCGAAGCCTGGGTCCATCCCGGCCTTCAACCCGATCTGACGCTGGTTTTCGACTTGCCGCCGGAGATCGCCGCCGCGCGCGTGGTGTCGAGCGGCGCGCAGCCGGACCGCTTCGAACGCGAACAGCGCGACTTCTTCGAGCGCGTGCGCAACGCCTATCTCGAGCGCGCGCAGGCAGCGCCCCAGCGCATCCGCGTGATCGACGCCAACCGCCCGCCGGAAGTGATCCGCGCCGAGATCGAGCAACTCGTGGTGGAGCGCTGGTTCGCATGA
- the mltG gene encoding endolytic transglycosylase MltG translates to MKRLLIRLAALFGVILLSTIGALTWYAGRPLTLQQPVVDFTVQRGFTMRQAAAAIARAGVDVQPDLLYWIARLGGKAALIKAGSYEVHAGVTPWQLVLKLSAGDVSQGEVLFVEGWNFRQVREALENHPYLQPDTRGLSEEEIMRRIGAGESRAEGLFFPDTYLFDKQSSALAVLRRAYVAMQQRLAAAWESRDPALPLASPYELLVLASIVEKETGRAEDRGLIASVFANRLRIGMRLQTDPTVIYGLGTAFDGRLRRRDLDTDHPWNTYTRAGLPPTPIAIPGRDSLQAAVRPAKTDYLYFVSRGDGTSVFSRTLEDHNRAVDRYQRNGKGS, encoded by the coding sequence ATGAAACGTCTCTTGATTCGTCTTGCCGCTCTGTTCGGCGTGATCCTGCTGTCGACGATCGGCGCGCTCACCTGGTACGCCGGGCGTCCCTTGACGCTGCAGCAGCCGGTGGTCGATTTCACCGTGCAACGCGGATTCACCATGCGTCAGGCCGCCGCGGCCATCGCCCGCGCGGGTGTCGACGTCCAGCCCGACCTGCTCTACTGGATCGCGCGCCTAGGCGGCAAGGCGGCCTTGATCAAGGCCGGCAGCTACGAGGTTCACGCCGGTGTCACGCCGTGGCAGCTGGTGCTCAAGCTCTCCGCCGGCGATGTCTCGCAGGGCGAAGTGCTGTTCGTCGAGGGCTGGAATTTCCGCCAGGTGCGCGAGGCGCTGGAAAACCATCCCTATCTGCAGCCGGACACGCGCGGGCTCTCCGAGGAGGAGATCATGCGGCGCATCGGCGCCGGCGAGTCGCGCGCCGAAGGCCTGTTCTTTCCCGATACCTATCTGTTCGACAAGCAGTCGAGCGCGCTTGCCGTGCTGCGCCGCGCCTACGTCGCCATGCAGCAACGGCTGGCGGCAGCTTGGGAGAGCCGTGATCCTGCGCTGCCGCTCGCGTCGCCCTACGAATTGCTCGTGCTCGCATCCATCGTCGAGAAAGAGACGGGGCGGGCGGAGGATCGCGGCCTGATCGCATCGGTGTTTGCCAATCGCCTGCGCATCGGCATGCGGCTGCAGACCGATCCCACGGTGATCTATGGCCTGGGGACCGCCTTCGATGGGCGGTTGCGCCGGCGCGACCTGGACACCGACCATCCGTGGAATACGTACACGCGCGCCGGCCTTCCGCCCACGCCCATCGCGATTCCGGGCCGCGACTCCCTGCAGGCGGCGGTGCGGCCGGCCAAGACCGACTATCTCTATTTCGTCTCGCGCGGCGATGGCACCAGCGTCTTCTCGCGCACGCTCGAAGACCACAATCGCGCGGTCGATCGTTACCAGCGCAACGGCAAAGGAAGCTGA